GGCACGCTCGTGGCCGCGGCGGTGTACGCCCTGCGGGTCTACTGCGTGCGGGGCTTCTACGTCGTCACCTACGGGCTGGGCATCTACCTGCTCAACCTCCTCATCGGCTTCCTCTCCCCCATGGTCGACCCGGAGCTCGAGGCGCTCGAGGCCGGGCCCGGGCTCCCCACCCGCGGCTCCGACGAGTTTAAGCCCTTCATCCGCCGCCTCCCCGAGTTCAAGTTCTGGTATGCCGCTGCGTTTCTGCCCTTACCTCATTTTGGACCATGCTTAGTCCAAAGGCACCGCACTGGCCGAGCTGATTGCTAGTAACTACGTACTAACTAGGGATCCAATTCTATAAGGCAACCGTAGCAATTTGCTGCTTTTGTGCTAGATTTCGATTGAACCAGCTATGCTGGCTAGCTAATCTTCGCCATTCAGGCATTCACCAACCAACCAGATAGCCAATGTTTCTCACAGATTGTACGGTCCACCTCATCAATTGTCTGTCCGTCTGATATGATAGTATTCCATAGCAGTGCTTGATACTATCCAATTTAGGTGCAATTTTACCAGTGATTATAAGATACGCTGAGTTTGTGTCAGTTTTCCGTTGGACCGGGTGACCAACTATACTTGGCTTGGACTGTTGGTGCTTAATTAGCTCGTCCTTCACTAACCAACCAGCTAAGTTTGTCTCATGATCTGCATCGCATCTGAAATCATTGTTTCCTGTTATGTATTTGTTTATCAGTAATTGTTCAGCTGCTGGAAAACAGTCACGGGCATCCCTCATCTTTAGTGGTAGTATTTTGTATAGTTTTAGGCTTAGAGCTTTTCGTTAACTGATGTTATGTGTGTGCTACTGAGAAATATATCCTAGTGAATGCCTATGCACAGTTTATTCCTTCGAAAACAACATAGTACATTCTTTTTATCACTCCAGAATTCTTAGTAGTTACTGCTGTACATTGTAATGCATTTTCTGAGAAATATAGGCTGCATTTCCTTGTGGAACTGATGTACTTTTGTGCAAGTTTCATTAGAATTGTTTTTACTTTCATATTGAATATTAATTCACCTTTTGATGTTCTAGTTTTATAGTGCAATACATTTTCACCCCTTTGAAGTTATATTGTGATGTTCGTTCTTTTGGCCAGCAGTCATCTACTTTCTGTATGATTCGCATGGAATGATGGAATTGAACAATCTATCACCAATGAATGCCTTTGTGGCACTGCTTTCCCCTGGGATCTGGCAAGCTCAATTTAGAAAGGCATTTGCTGTTTCATGTGAACAATTTGTTATCTTTACTATATTAGGAACATCATGTTACTAGCCTACTCAATGTCTCAATCAAGCTTTGGTGTTTCAGTGGCTTGTAGTTTTCTGTCTTTTTTTCTTCAGTGGAAGTGTACagctgaagggcgggcctggtgcaagcggtagagtcttatcgcctgtgaccggaaggtcccgggttcgagtcgcagtctcctcgcattgcacaggcgagggtaaggcttgccactgacacccttccccagaccccgcacagaccccgcacagagcgggagctctctgcactggataCGCCCTTTTTTTTAAGTGTACAGCTGAAAGTATATTAACCAACTGCTTCTTGTTTCAGGTATGCCATCACAAAAGCCTTCTGCATTGCTTTTGTCATGACCTTCTTCTCTGTATTCGATGTTCCTGTCTTCTGGCCAATACTTCTCTGCTATTGGATTGTGCTCTTTGTCCTGACAATGAAGCGACAGATTGTCCATATGATCAAGTACAAGTATGTCCCGTTCAGCATTGGAAAGCAGGTGAGACCTCTATTTTTCTGAGCTGTTATGTTTCCTTTTACTTCTTGAAAGTTACACAGATCATGCTTTGTGACAGAGTTTCTCAAAAGTTAATAACAAATGGTTTTATGCCATGTGGTTTCTACTGCGAATTGTGTCTACTGTCTACGTCTAGTCAATAATAACTAGTTCAAGATCCTGCATTGCTGCTTGGTAGCATGATTCCTAGTAAGCAATCAGAATTCATAACTGAGTTAGAGCCTTTGCATTTCATCCTTAGTGTGTTTCTGAGTTATTGGTATCGAAATATAGGAACTTGTATAGGAGCTTCgaaaatattttatttttatcGAAAATATTTTACATCACCATTGACAATACATTCTCCCTAGAATTTACTGAAATTTGGAAGTGTTGACCTGCATCTGCAATTGGGTCATCATACGTCGTTTACTAAACTCTGCTTGCAATTCCAATGCAGAGGTATGGCGGAAAGAAAGGCCCTGCAGCCAGTGCATCTAAAGACTAAAGACGGTGTGGGACCTCGAGAACAAATGCCCGTTTATCTGTGAGGCATCCTGCTGGCATGGTGGTATTTTGAGTACCAGCTACTGATAGGGAATGTACACCATATATTCGCTGGTGGAGACCGCAGAGAAGCTAACCAGACTTTTGCATTGGTTGATGATTCCTGTTTCACATCAGTAGTTTATGTACAATGACATGGAACATAGCTAGTAGATCAAATTTTCCAGTTCCTCTGTTGTACTGTGCTTTTGTGGACAAGTTGTGGACCTGTTGAATCTTTGCAAACGCAATACAAGCAGAGACCGAGAGGACAAAATGGAATTGTGGTGCCTGGGGCCACATGGCAGTGAAACATAGCTGTTATTTTTTAATGATCTTTCCAACATTGTTACTTGGATCTCGCAAGCGATTTACCGTGCCTGGATCAACCACTCGGTTTGCTGCGTGTAGCCGCCGCCGTTGCCTGTGTACCAGTACCAGCGATTTGTAGCTCCTGTTGCACTTCTCGTGGCAAACCCCCCCAGCCACCGATCTTAACCGCATGACCTGCTCTTCCTTGCTGTGATTACTAACAAACGTTTTAGCCATTGTCTATTTGTAGCTAACAGGCAGTTGCTGGAGCCCAACGTGCGGTCCACGACGATCAGCTCTCACAGACCCTCAGTTTTGACAGTGCGGACCAGGACGATCAGCTCTCACAAACCCTCAGTTTTGACAGTGGCTCGCCAGCCAGCCCTCCTTGTAAGGACCGTGGACGCTGCAGAATTTGGACCAAGAAAAGCTCAGGCTCATCGGCACCCAGtgaccgacgaggaggaggaACCGGGGGCAAGAGGCAAGCTGCAATGGCGACGAGGAGCACGGCGGTGAGGGCTGTCCCGCTGTGCCTGTGGCTCGCGCTCGGCGTGGCCACCCTAACGCTGCCCCAGGTgcgcctccatctccatctgtTTGCATATGCCTCCCATTTGCCACTGCTCATCACTGGCATAGTGGCATTGTTGTCCTGAGATCCCTTCGTCTATGCTGTGCATCCTATTGCTGTTGCCACCACCACCGTCACTGGCATTGCTCATCGTTTATGCATTGGCTGTTCACAGGCACATGCAGCAGAGGCAGACGCGGACCTCACCAAGATCACCAGCAAGGTCTTCTTCGACATCCAGATCGACGGCAAGCCCGAAGGTTTGTTTGTGCATGCAAATACGTGGCGGCCCTTCTGAGGCTGAGATTTGACAGCCCTAGTTGTATCATTAGCCGTGCGTGTTGATTCCTGAATCTGTTGATGCTCCAAGCTGACTAACATTGGAGTGATCATGGATTTTCATAGGCCGGATTGTCATTGGACTCTTTGGGAAGACTGTTCCCAAGACAGCAGGTATATCATCAACTTAATTGCTGTTCGGTTCAGCAAATGTGGTATTGTTTTTCG
The nucleotide sequence above comes from Miscanthus floridulus cultivar M001 chromosome 18, ASM1932011v1, whole genome shotgun sequence. Encoded proteins:
- the LOC136521966 gene encoding protein RER1A-like yields the protein MEPSPVGDGGSAERWRAEAARAFQHYLDRAAPHTAGRWAGTLVAAAVYALRVYCVRGFYVVTYGLGIYLLNLLIGFLSPMVDPELEALEAGPGLPTRGSDEFKPFIRRLPEFKFWYAITKAFCIAFVMTFFSVFDVPVFWPILLCYWIVLFVLTMKRQIVHMIKYKYVPFSIGKQRYGGKKGPAASASKD